AGTCGCAATAGGAGGCCGTCATGGCTGCTACCACCACTATGGTTCACGTTCGCGTGGACGAAAACGTCAAGGCGCAGGCTGCGGAAACGCTGGCCTCGATGGGCCTGACCGTCTCCGATGCGATCCGCGTGTTCCTGACCCGTGTTGTCGCCGACAAGGAACTGCCGTTCGCGCTCAAGGCACCGAACGCCACCAGCCGCGTCGCCATCGCCGAGGCCAACGAGATCATCAAGAGCCGTCGCGCTCGCTTCGCAACTGCCGACGCCTTGCTGAATGACCTCGAAGAAGCCAGCCGCAAGTAAGCGGGCAAACCTGCCCCGAGCGTCGGACTACACCAAGGACTTCCTCAAGGACTGGCAGCGCCTGTCTCATTCCGGCCGGTACGACATGAACCGGCTGAAAGAGGCCATGACGCTGCTGATCGCCAACGACGGGCCGCTGCCGCCTGAATGGCTCGATCACGCCCTGACGGGCGACTGGGCAGGCCATCGTGAGTGCCACGTCGGCGGCGACTTCCTCCTGATCTACACGCTCGACGACTCGGGCAAGAGCGGCTTGGTCGTTTTCGTGCGCAGCGGGACGCATTCCGAGCTGTTCTCGTGAGCCTGCATCCAACCCTCGACCCTCAACTGACCGGCAACGTCGGTCTGTACTACTGCTGCTACCGGCTCTCGCTGATGGGCTGGAACGTCATGCCCACGGCGCGCAACGCGCGAGGGGTAGACATCATTGCCTACAGCCGGGATGCCTCCCGGTTCGTGGGTGTGCAGGTGAAGGCCCTGAGCAAGCGCAACCCGGTGCCGCTGGGCACGTCGCTCGACAAGGTGATGGGCGACTTCTGGATCATCGTGAACAAGGTGGCCACCGCGCCCTCGGCCTACATCATGCTGCCGTCCGAGGTGACAGAGCGCGCACACCGTGGCGAGAAAGAGGGCAGGGTGTCCTACTGGCTACAGCCGACCGACTACGAGCACGAGACGTTCAAGGAAGCGTGGGAGCGCATCGGTCACGGAGCGTAGGCACCAAGAAAGCCGCCTCGCATGGCGAGGCGGTGAAAGACTGCGGGCTGTCAGGGAGGAAAACGCCGCTACAAGGCAGTCTCCTTGATTATCAGCGCGTAGGGCAGGGCATCAGAACTCGTACTTCTCTTTGCGCTGGATAAAGGCATCGCGCCC
This DNA window, taken from Brachymonas denitrificans, encodes the following:
- a CDS encoding type II toxin-antitoxin system RelB/DinJ family antitoxin — its product is MAATTTMVHVRVDENVKAQAAETLASMGLTVSDAIRVFLTRVVADKELPFALKAPNATSRVAIAEANEIIKSRRARFATADALLNDLEEASRK
- a CDS encoding type II toxin-antitoxin system YafQ family toxin — protein: MTSKKPAASKRANLPRASDYTKDFLKDWQRLSHSGRYDMNRLKEAMTLLIANDGPLPPEWLDHALTGDWAGHRECHVGGDFLLIYTLDDSGKSGLVVFVRSGTHSELFS